The Syngnathus typhle isolate RoL2023-S1 ecotype Sweden linkage group LG1, RoL_Styp_1.0, whole genome shotgun sequence genome includes a window with the following:
- the ube2d2 gene encoding ubiquitin-conjugating enzyme E2 D2 encodes MALKRIHKELNDFARDPPAQCSAGPVGDDSFHWQATIMGPNDSPYQGGVFFLTIHFPTDYPFKPPKVAFTTRIYHPNINSNGSICLDILRSQWSPALTISKVLLSICSLLCDPNPDDPLVPEIARIYKTDREKYNKIAREWTQKYAM; translated from the exons GAATTGAATGACTTCGCACGTGATCCCCCAGCCCAGTGTTCTGCTGGTCCAGTAGGAGATGACA GTTTTCATTGGCAAGCCACAATAATGGGGCCT AATGACAGTCCTTATCAAGGCGGGGTTTTCTTCTTGACCATACACTTCCCCACAGACTACCCCTTCAAACCACCAAAG GTTGCATTTACCACAAGAATCTACCATCCAAATATCAACAGCAACGGCAGCATTTGTCTTGACATCCTGCGATCACAGTGGTCTCCGGCTCTCACCATCTCCAAAG TTCTCCTGTCCATCTGCTCTCTTCTGTGTGACCCAAACCCGGATGACCCCTTAGTACCAGAGATTGCCCGTATCTACAAGACGGACAGGGAAAA GTACAACAAAATAGCCCGGGAATGGACACAAAAGTATGCAATGTAG
- the LOC133157379 gene encoding SH2 domain-containing protein 4A-like, whose amino-acid sequence MLAKILEEMWVEPEVLEALSEEQKRILFLKMREEQVRRWKEREGREEESSNSGSRPKKATSKHVSWLLGRDGDVCVRVIGEVDEFRSSKLLQNLLSNRLHHDNMNGIQTADMLAGKMSRQLGFKEESQLILTDDTANDPDSPNIQLSEDEMDSNSTDDDLENPSEGSDSESGGSLDNLSHWAPPNRPHLSSHGNKPAQLLDAERVSPQARDGVSIQDSKSEYGGRVAQLRKAFGSDPSHNFSKPPLPAKPAHLLSRGTSSIP is encoded by the exons ATGCTGGCTAAAATCCTGGAGGAGATGTGGGTAGAGCCTGAGGTGTTGGAGGCCCTGAGCGAAGAGCAGAAGAGGATTCTCTTTCTCAAGATGAGAGAGGAACAGGTACGCCGTTGGAAGGAGAGGGAGGGCAGAGAGGAAGAAAGTAGCAACAGCGGCAGCAGACCAAAGAAAG CCACCAGCAAGCACGTGAGTTGGCTCCTCGGTCGTGATGGGGATGTGTGCGTTCGTGTGATAGGAGAAGTGGATGAGTTCAGGTCTTCCAAACTTCTCCAGAACCTTCTGAGTAACAG GCTCCATCATGATAATATGAACGGCATCCAGACAGCAGACATGCTGGCAGGAAAAATGTCCCGGCAGCTTGGATTTAAAGAAGAAAGCCAGCTCATTCTAACTGATGACACCGCT AATGACCCGGACTCGCCAAACATCCAATTGTCTGAGGACGAAATGGATTCTAACAGCACAGATGACGACCTGGAGAACCCCAGCGAAGGCAGTGACAGTGAGTCAGGCGGCAGTTTGGACAACCTCAGCCACTGGGCTCCTCCAAACAGGCCCCATCTTAGTAGCCATGGCAACAAACCAGCCCAGCTGTTAGACGCAGAGAGGGTCAGCCCACAGgccagag ATGGCGTGAGCATTCAAGACAGTAAGTCTGAATATGGAGGCAGAGTGGCCCAGCTCAGGAAAGCCTTTGGTTCTGATCCTTCTCACAACTTCAGCAAGCCCCCTTTACCTGCCAAACCTGCTCATCTACTGTCCAGAGGCACGTCGTCGATCCCTTAA
- the LOC133160399 gene encoding CXXC-type zinc finger protein 5-like: protein MSTAVDIAGPSSPDQANSSAKIPNEPLRPSLKRSSHPYGLSHYIASPSQGMDVKGLMQASPAQQQAAPPGPTKPRRAPSWPDMWESPSGLHLAHAAELLMRAGLLALTPTAAEQAGSGGQSSQPAKREATEVKGGKGDGEGGASGPDEEEEDSPGCRTDIQPYLGAWFPFSPTLLPLAGFQMGGGHWRSTAMGAEGIEGLVAEGHSPGSLGGGSGSRRKRKRCGECVPCRRQTNCEQCSSCRNRKRGHQICKYRKCEELKRKPGGPGFEGRVSAFDLRGSDFSLGLAQERSAGALDG from the coding sequence ATGTCCACAGCAGTAGACATTGCTGGCCCTTCCTCGCCAGATCAAGCCAACAGCAGCGCTAAAATCCCCAACGAGCCTCTGAGACCCAGCCTCAAGCGCTCCAGCCACCCCTACGGCCTGTCCCATTACATCGCCAGCCCTTCCCAAGGCATGGACGTCAAAGGCCTGATGCAAGCCTCGCCGGCCCAGCAGCAGGCGGCCCCGCCCGGCCCCACCAAACCTCGCCGGGCCCCCTCCTGGCCCGATATGTGGGAGTCGCCCAGCGGGCTTCACCTGGCCCACGCCGCAGAGTTGCTGATGCGCGCGGGGCTGCTGGCGTTGACCCCTACCGCCGCCGAACAGGCCGGCTCGGGCGGGCAGAGCAGCCAGCCCGCTAAAAGGGAGGCGACGGAGGTGAAGGGAGGCAAGGGGGACGGCGAGGGAGGAGCATCCGGGCccgatgaggaggaagaggactcGCCCGGGTGCAGGACAGACATCCAGCCCTACCTGGGTGCCTGGTTCCCTTTCAGCCCCACTCTCTTGCCTCTCGCTGGCTTCCAGATGGGGGGCGGCCACTGGAGGAGCACGGCGATGGGGGCCGAGGGCATAGAGGGCCTAGTGGCCGAGGGCCACTCTCCCGGTTCTCTGGGCGGAGGCAGCGGcagcaggaggaagaggaagcgctgcggAGAGTGCGTTCCGTGTCGGCGTCAGACGAACTGCGAACAGTGCAGCAGCTGCCGCAATCGTAAGAGGGGACACCAGATCTGTAAATACAGGAAGTGCGAGGAGCTGAAGAGGAAGCCGGGAGGTCCCGGGTTTGAGGGCAGAGTGTCCGCGTTTGACCTCAGAGGCTCCGACTTTTCTTTGGGCCTGGCGCAGGAGAGAAGCGCCGGCGCCTTGGACGGATAG
- the zgc:110843 gene encoding CDGSH iron-sulfur domain-containing protein 1 has translation MATAHLSASSGMRLSKEHFLVAVPVAVVAAVGGFLVSRYLSGRSCKKGPVNICINKDSPKVVHSFDMEDIGTKAVYCRCWRSKKFPYCDGAHSKHNEETGDNVGPLIIKKRDV, from the exons ATGGCCACCGCACACTTGTCAGCCAGCTCGGGAATGAGGTTGTCCAAAG AGCATTTCCTGGTCGCGGTGCCTGTGGCAGTTGTCGCAGCCGTAGGAGGCTTCCTGGTGAGCCGTTACCTGAGTGGGCGGAGTTGCAAGAAGGGCCCGGTGAACATATGTATCAACAAAGACAGTCCCAAAGTGGTGCACAGCTTTGACATGGAGGACATTGGCACCAAAGCTGTGTACTGCCGCTGTTGGAGGTCAAAGAAG TTCCCTTACTGTGACGGCGCCCACAGCAAGCATAACGAGGAAACCGGTGACAATGTGGGCCCTCTCATCATCAAGAAGAGGGACGTTTGA